The Mammaliicoccus sciuri genome window below encodes:
- the glcP gene encoding glucose transporter GlcP: MEASNYRTKLIFFLGALGGLLYGYDTGVISGALLFIKNDIPLTSFTEGLVVSSMLVGAIFGSGFSGPLSDKLGRRKLVFVIAIVFIVGALILSFAQSMVILVIGRFIIGLAVGGSTAIVPVYLSEMAPTDTRGSLSSLNQLMITIGILASYLVNYAFADMEAWRWMVGLAVVPSVILMIGVYFMPESPRWLLEHKSEKAARKVMAITRKQSEIDKEIDEMKEIIHISESTWTVLKSVWLRPVLVIGCIFALLQQIIGINAIIYYAPTIFSKAGLGDATAILGTVGIESVNVIVTIFAIYIMDKIDRKKLLITGNIGMVCSLLIMATLVWTIGLHSTVGAWIIVACLTLFIVFFAFTWGPILWIMLPELFPMRARGAATGIATLSLSIGSLLVAQFFPLLTSVMGIEQVFLIFAVIGILAMIFVIKYLPETRGRSLEEIEVDLRNRTSSVTLSKID; encoded by the coding sequence ATGGAAGCAAGCAATTATAGAACGAAATTAATTTTCTTCCTAGGTGCTTTAGGTGGATTGCTTTACGGATATGACACAGGTGTTATATCTGGCGCGTTGCTTTTTATAAAAAATGATATACCACTCACAAGTTTCACTGAAGGTTTAGTCGTGAGTTCAATGTTAGTCGGTGCAATATTTGGCTCAGGGTTCAGTGGACCACTATCGGATAAACTCGGTCGAAGGAAGCTCGTATTTGTTATTGCGATTGTCTTTATCGTTGGCGCATTAATTCTATCATTTGCACAATCAATGGTTATCCTAGTCATAGGTAGATTTATAATCGGATTAGCAGTCGGAGGCTCTACAGCGATCGTGCCAGTCTATTTATCAGAAATGGCACCTACTGACACGAGAGGTTCTTTAAGTTCATTAAACCAACTGATGATCACAATAGGTATTCTAGCTTCATATTTAGTCAACTATGCGTTCGCAGATATGGAAGCTTGGAGATGGATGGTTGGATTAGCAGTTGTACCTTCTGTCATCTTAATGATTGGTGTTTACTTTATGCCAGAAAGCCCTAGATGGTTACTTGAACATAAAAGTGAAAAAGCCGCTAGAAAAGTTATGGCAATTACAAGAAAACAGTCAGAAATTGATAAAGAAATTGATGAAATGAAAGAAATCATTCATATATCAGAAAGTACATGGACAGTCTTAAAATCCGTTTGGCTAAGACCCGTACTTGTTATAGGCTGTATATTTGCACTACTCCAACAAATCATCGGCATTAATGCCATCATTTACTATGCACCAACAATCTTTAGTAAAGCAGGTTTAGGAGATGCAACAGCTATTCTTGGAACAGTCGGCATCGAATCAGTCAATGTAATTGTAACGATATTTGCAATATATATAATGGATAAAATCGACCGTAAAAAACTACTCATTACAGGTAATATCGGCATGGTTTGTTCATTACTTATTATGGCGACACTCGTTTGGACAATCGGATTACATTCAACAGTCGGCGCATGGATCATTGTCGCATGTTTAACATTATTCATTGTCTTCTTCGCATTCACTTGGGGACCAATCTTATGGATTATGTTACCAGAACTATTCCCAATGAGAGCAAGAGGCGCAGCAACAGGTATCGCGACATTATCATTATCAATAGGCAGTTTATTAGTCGCACAATTCTTCCCACTTCTCACATCAGTTATGGGAATCGAACAAGTATTTCTAATCTTTGCAGTTATCGGTATACTCGCAATGATATTTGTCATTAAATACTTACCAGAAACAAGAGGCAGAAGCCTTGAAGAAATCGAAGTAGACTTAAGAAATAGAACATCATCCGTTACATTATCTAAAATAGATTAA
- a CDS encoding DUF6007 family protein, giving the protein MLNNLKEIFKNITILEIICFIPFMFLFSYLPNSNIICIIVNIVIVIFLLLRCFAFILFNQRL; this is encoded by the coding sequence ATGTTGAATAACTTAAAAGAAATTTTTAAAAATATAACAATACTAGAAATTATATGCTTTATACCATTTATGTTTTTGTTTTCGTATTTACCCAATTCAAATATCATATGTATAATTGTTAATATAGTTATAGTCATTTTTTTGTTGCTTAGGTGCTTCGCATTTATTTTGTTTAATCAAAGATTATAA
- the sufB gene encoding Fe-S cluster assembly protein SufB, with translation MAKKSPEVGDYKYGFHDEDVSIFRSGRGLTEEIVKKISEMKDEPQWMLDFRLKSLKQFYKMPMPMWGGDLTELNFDEITYYVKPSERSERSWDEVPEEIKNTFDKLGIPEAEQKYLAGVSAQYESEVVYHNMEQDLEEQGIIFKDTDSALRENEELFKEYFASVIPAADNKFSALNSAVWSGGSFIYVPKGVKLETPLQAYFRINSENMGQFERTLIIADEGSSVHYVEGCTAPVYTTNSLHSAVVEIVVKKDAYCRYTTIQNWANNVYNLVTKRTFVYENGTMEWIDGNLGSKLTMKYPSCFLLEEGARGMTLSIALAGKGQVQDAGAKMIHKAPNTSSTIVSKSISKNGGKVVYRGQVHFGRKATGARSNIECDTLIMDNESTSDTIPYNEIMNDNISLEHEAKVSKVSEEQLFYLMSRGISEEEATEMIVMGFIEPFTKELPMEYAVEMNRLIKFEMEGSIG, from the coding sequence ATGGCTAAAAAATCACCAGAAGTTGGAGATTATAAATATGGCTTCCATGATGAAGACGTTTCTATTTTCCGTTCAGGTAGAGGTTTAACAGAAGAAATCGTTAAAAAAATATCTGAAATGAAAGACGAACCACAATGGATGCTTGATTTTCGTTTGAAATCATTAAAACAATTTTACAAAATGCCAATGCCAATGTGGGGTGGCGATTTAACAGAGTTAAACTTTGATGAAATCACATACTACGTTAAACCATCAGAACGTTCAGAGCGTTCTTGGGATGAAGTACCAGAAGAAATCAAAAATACTTTCGATAAATTAGGTATTCCTGAAGCAGAACAAAAATATCTTGCAGGTGTATCTGCGCAATATGAATCAGAAGTTGTATACCATAACATGGAACAAGATTTAGAAGAACAAGGTATTATCTTCAAAGATACTGATTCAGCATTACGTGAAAATGAAGAATTATTCAAAGAATATTTCGCAAGTGTTATTCCAGCTGCAGATAATAAATTCTCAGCATTAAACTCAGCAGTTTGGTCTGGTGGATCATTCATTTACGTACCAAAAGGCGTAAAATTAGAAACACCACTTCAAGCTTACTTCAGAATTAACTCTGAAAACATGGGCCAATTTGAAAGAACATTAATTATTGCTGATGAAGGTTCTTCAGTACACTATGTAGAAGGTTGTACAGCACCTGTTTATACGACTAATTCATTACACTCAGCTGTTGTTGAAATTGTCGTTAAGAAAGATGCGTACTGCCGTTATACAACAATCCAAAACTGGGCTAACAATGTTTATAACTTAGTTACAAAACGTACTTTCGTATATGAAAATGGTACGATGGAATGGATTGATGGTAACTTAGGATCTAAATTAACAATGAAATACCCATCTTGTTTCTTACTTGAAGAAGGCGCTAGAGGTATGACTTTATCTATCGCACTTGCAGGTAAAGGACAAGTTCAAGACGCTGGTGCAAAAATGATTCATAAAGCACCAAATACGTCATCAACAATTGTTTCTAAATCAATTTCTAAAAATGGTGGTAAAGTTGTTTACCGTGGTCAAGTACACTTCGGACGTAAAGCAACTGGCGCACGTTCAAACATTGAATGTGACACATTAATTATGGATAACGAATCTACATCAGATACAATTCCTTACAATGAAATCATGAACGATAACATTTCATTAGAACACGAAGCAAAAGTTTCTAAAGTATCTGAAGAACAATTATTCTATCTAATGAGCCGTGGTATTTCAGAAGAAGAAGCAACTGAAATGATCGTAATGGGCTTCATCGAACCATTTACAAAAGAATTACCAATGGAATACGCAGTAGAAATGAATCGACTAATCAAATTCGAAATGGAAGGTTCAATTGGATAA
- the sufU gene encoding Fe-S cluster assembly sulfur transfer protein SufU: MNFNNLDQLYRSVIMDHYKNPRNKGVLEDGSLTIDMNNPTCGDRIRLTLDVEDNVIKDAKFEGEGCSISMSSASMMTEAVKGHTIEEALEMSQEFSNMMLGESYEITEEMGDIEALSGVSKFPARIKCATLAWKAFEKGTKEQNNA; this comes from the coding sequence ATGAATTTTAACAATTTAGATCAACTATACCGTTCTGTCATTATGGACCACTATAAGAATCCTCGTAATAAAGGCGTTCTTGAAGATGGCTCTCTAACAATAGATATGAACAATCCGACATGTGGAGATCGCATCCGCTTAACATTAGATGTAGAAGATAATGTTATTAAAGATGCTAAGTTTGAAGGTGAAGGTTGCTCTATTTCAATGTCTAGCGCATCTATGATGACTGAAGCGGTTAAAGGTCATACAATCGAAGAAGCATTAGAAATGAGTCAAGAATTCTCAAACATGATGCTTGGTGAATCCTACGAAATTACAGAAGAAATGGGCGATATAGAAGCACTATCAGGTGTATCTAAATTCCCAGCAAGAATCAAATGCGCTACTTTAGCATGGAAAGCATTTGAAAAAGGAACAAAAGAGCAAAATAATGCGTAA
- a CDS encoding cysteine desulfurase: protein MAESTFNVEKIIKDFPILEQQVNGSRLVYLDSSATSQTPTQVTDSIVDYYNRYNSNVHRGVHTLGTLATDAYEKARETVRRFINAQYFEEVVFTRGTTTAINLVAHSYGDANVSEGDEIVVTQMEHHANIVPWQQLAKRTGAKLKFIPMSEGGELEREAIESTINDRTKIVAVAHVSNVLGTINDVKYIAEVAHRHNAVIAVDGAQSAPHMKVDVQDLDVDFFSFSGHKMLGPTGIGVLYGKRDLLDKMEPIEFGGDMIDFVGLEDATWTDLPTKFEAGTPLIAEAIALAEAIKYIDAIGLDNIHQHEYDLVNYAYNEMSKIDGLEIYGPTPDKRAGLITFNVEGVHPHDLATALDSEGVAVRAGHHCAQPLMKWLNQSSTARASFYIYNTTEDVDQLIQALNGAKEFFSYEF, encoded by the coding sequence GTGGCCGAATCAACATTTAATGTAGAAAAAATTATAAAAGATTTCCCGATATTAGAACAACAAGTTAACGGTAGTAGACTCGTGTATTTAGATTCATCAGCCACAAGTCAAACACCTACTCAAGTCACTGATAGCATTGTAGATTACTACAACCGTTATAACTCTAATGTTCACCGAGGTGTGCATACACTAGGTACACTTGCTACGGATGCTTATGAAAAAGCACGTGAAACTGTTAGAAGATTTATAAATGCACAATATTTTGAAGAAGTTGTATTCACAAGAGGAACTACAACAGCAATCAACTTAGTTGCGCATAGTTACGGTGATGCAAATGTTTCTGAAGGTGATGAAATTGTCGTCACACAAATGGAACATCATGCGAATATCGTGCCATGGCAACAGCTTGCTAAAAGAACAGGTGCTAAACTCAAATTTATTCCAATGTCAGAAGGTGGCGAACTTGAAAGAGAGGCAATTGAAAGTACGATCAATGATCGAACTAAAATTGTCGCAGTCGCTCATGTGTCTAATGTATTAGGTACAATCAATGATGTTAAATATATTGCAGAAGTCGCACATCGTCATAATGCTGTTATAGCAGTAGATGGTGCACAGTCAGCACCACATATGAAAGTGGATGTTCAAGATTTAGATGTAGACTTCTTTAGCTTTAGTGGCCATAAAATGTTAGGCCCTACTGGTATAGGTGTCTTATATGGTAAACGTGATTTATTAGATAAGATGGAACCAATCGAATTTGGTGGAGATATGATTGATTTTGTTGGATTAGAAGATGCAACATGGACAGACTTACCAACGAAATTCGAAGCTGGTACACCGCTTATTGCTGAAGCAATTGCTTTAGCTGAAGCGATTAAATATATTGATGCTATCGGTTTAGATAACATTCATCAACATGAGTATGATCTTGTGAATTATGCTTACAATGAAATGTCTAAAATTGATGGACTTGAAATATATGGACCTACTCCTGATAAAAGAGCTGGATTAATTACATTTAATGTAGAAGGTGTTCACCCACATGATTTAGCAACAGCATTAGATTCTGAAGGCGTAGCTGTAAGAGCAGGTCACCATTGTGCACAACCATTAATGAAATGGTTAAACCAATCATCAACAGCAAGAGCAAGTTTCTATATTTATAATACTACTGAAGATGTTGACCAACTCATTCAGGCACTAAATGGCGCGAAGGAGTTTTTCTCTTATGAATTTTAA
- the sufD gene encoding Fe-S cluster assembly protein SufD yields the protein MATETKLNINVEDLVNYSASQNEPQWMTDLRKESFQKLDTLKMPKPDKTKIDRWDFDSFKTHAVTSETFDTIDNLPESVRKIIDTENATNLIVQHNNTPAFTKVDEKLVEQGVVIKDLKTALIENSDLVQKYFMTDAVKVDEHRLIALHAALVNGGVFVYVPKNVVVENPVQYVVLHDDSDASFFNHVIIVTEESAELTYVENYLSTVSSNEGQLNIVSEVIAGANSNITYGTVDFMDKGFTGHIIRRGTAAADATIDWALGLMNDGSTINDNTTYLMGDRSNCNLKTVVVGRGEQKQNFTTQIIQYGKESNGHILKHGVMKDSSSSIFNGIGYIKHGGTKADAQQESRVLMLSEKARGDANPILLIDEDDVTAGHAASVGRVDPTQLYYLMSRGISREEAERLVIHGFLDPVVSALPIEDVKRQLREVIELKVTTQI from the coding sequence ATGGCAACTGAAACAAAGTTAAATATTAACGTAGAAGACTTAGTTAATTATTCAGCATCTCAAAATGAACCACAATGGATGACTGATTTAAGAAAAGAAAGTTTTCAAAAATTAGATACATTAAAAATGCCTAAACCAGACAAAACAAAAATTGACAGATGGGATTTTGATTCATTCAAAACACATGCTGTTACAAGTGAAACATTTGATACTATCGACAATTTACCAGAATCAGTTCGTAAAATTATCGATACTGAAAATGCTACAAACTTAATTGTTCAACATAATAATACACCTGCTTTTACTAAAGTAGATGAAAAATTAGTCGAACAAGGCGTTGTAATTAAAGATTTAAAAACAGCTTTAATTGAAAATAGTGATTTAGTACAAAAATACTTCATGACAGATGCAGTTAAAGTTGATGAACATAGATTAATAGCTTTACACGCAGCACTAGTTAACGGTGGTGTATTTGTATACGTACCTAAAAATGTTGTTGTAGAAAATCCTGTTCAATACGTTGTATTACATGATGATAGCGATGCAAGTTTCTTCAACCATGTGATTATCGTAACTGAAGAAAGTGCAGAATTAACATACGTTGAAAACTATTTATCTACAGTATCTTCAAACGAAGGTCAATTAAACATCGTTTCTGAAGTAATTGCTGGTGCAAACTCAAACATTACTTACGGTACAGTTGATTTCATGGATAAAGGCTTTACTGGTCACATTATCCGTCGTGGTACAGCAGCAGCTGATGCGACAATCGATTGGGCTTTAGGTTTAATGAATGACGGTAGTACAATTAACGACAACACGACTTATTTAATGGGTGACCGTTCAAACTGTAACTTAAAAACAGTCGTAGTTGGTCGTGGAGAACAAAAACAAAACTTCACAACACAAATCATTCAATATGGTAAAGAATCTAATGGTCACATATTGAAACATGGTGTTATGAAAGATAGTTCTTCTTCTATCTTTAATGGTATTGGATACATCAAACACGGTGGTACTAAAGCAGATGCGCAACAAGAATCTCGTGTTCTTATGTTATCTGAAAAAGCACGTGGAGATGCAAACCCAATCTTATTAATTGATGAAGATGATGTAACAGCAGGACACGCAGCTTCAGTAGGTAGAGTAGATCCAACTCAACTTTATTACTTAATGAGTAGAGGTATTTCTCGTGAAGAAGCAGAACGTTTAGTTATTCACGGTTTCCTTGACCCAGTTGTATCTGCATTGCCAATCGAAGACGTTAAACGTCAATTACGTGAAGTTATTGAATTAAAAGTAACAACACAAATATAA
- the sufC gene encoding Fe-S cluster assembly ATPase SufC, whose amino-acid sequence MASILEIKDLHVEIEGKKILKGVDLTIKQGEIHAIMGPNGTGKSTLSSAIMGHPSYEVTQGEVLLDGENVLEMEVDERAQAGLFLAMQYPSEISGVTNADFLRSAINAKREEGDEINLMQFIKKLDKQMDLLEMDQDMAQRYLNEGFSGGEKKRNEILQLMMLEPKFAILDEIDSGLDIDALKVVSKGINKMRGEDFGCLIITHYQRLLNYITPDFVHVMMQGRVVKSGGEELAKRLEAEGYEWIKEELNIKDETINAE is encoded by the coding sequence ATGGCATCAATATTAGAAATCAAAGATTTACACGTAGAAATCGAAGGTAAGAAAATTCTTAAAGGTGTAGATTTAACTATTAAACAAGGTGAAATCCACGCAATCATGGGACCTAACGGTACTGGTAAATCAACTTTATCATCTGCAATCATGGGCCATCCTAGTTATGAAGTAACACAAGGTGAAGTACTTCTTGATGGTGAAAATGTATTAGAAATGGAAGTTGACGAGCGTGCGCAAGCTGGTTTATTCCTAGCTATGCAATACCCATCAGAAATTTCTGGTGTAACAAATGCTGATTTCTTACGTTCTGCTATCAATGCTAAACGTGAAGAAGGCGACGAAATTAACTTAATGCAATTCATTAAGAAATTAGATAAACAAATGGATCTATTAGAAATGGACCAAGATATGGCTCAAAGATACCTAAACGAAGGTTTCTCTGGCGGTGAGAAGAAACGTAACGAAATTCTTCAATTAATGATGTTAGAACCTAAATTTGCAATTTTAGATGAAATTGACTCAGGTTTAGATATTGACGCATTAAAAGTTGTATCAAAAGGTATTAACAAAATGCGTGGAGAAGACTTTGGTTGTTTAATTATTACTCACTATCAAAGATTATTAAACTATATTACACCTGACTTTGTACACGTTATGATGCAAGGTAGAGTTGTTAAATCAGGTGGCGAAGAATTAGCAAAACGTCTTGAAGCAGAAGGTTACGAGTGGATTAAAGAAGAACTTAACATTAAAGACGAAACAATTAACGCTGAATAA
- a CDS encoding IS3 family transposase (programmed frameshift) — MYKTRLPVKLYQEIFDLHEKGYSFQNVIDKLNLDISDSVIRFKYKVYKQHGITALINKKRNKIYTREFKEKVVKEYLETNKTYSDLASYYNISHHATLKNWVVKYTEGKENKSYFPYLEVDTMNTRKTTFEERIEIAKYCIENNRDFNKTAEKYQVNYSQVYNWVKKYEKHGDIGLVDGRGKGKPVEALTREEELELKIKALEQRNKFLQMENEVLKKQEEIERQDESKIKQIAAYKTIEALKDKYPIKWICAALEISRASYYKWKNREVSESERFNNELKDEIFRIYHEHDGIYGYRRIYIYLRLYTKFQVNHKRVYRIMKKYGLKAVIRKKRRQYKLSKPEITSQNILNRKFTTSKVNKVWLTDVTEFKLKNGFKVYLSAIYDLGAKKVISHVVSSQNNNKLVYDTFNKAIIKRNTEGIIFHSDRGFQYTSVLFREMIKNASMKQSMSRVGRCIDNGPMEGFWGLLKSEVFKDKSQTFNDIKRATKQINEYIKFYNSKRISLKMAALIKAQPTY, encoded by the exons ATGTATAAAACTAGACTACCTGTTAAACTGTATCAGGAAATCTTCGATTTGCATGAAAAGGGTTATTCCTTTCAAAATGTAATTGATAAGTTAAATTTAGATATTAGTGATAGTGTGATTCGATTTAAATATAAAGTGTATAAGCAACATGGTATAACAGCACTTATAAATAAGAAACGAAATAAAATCTATACACGCGAATTTAAAGAAAAAGTTGTTAAAGAATATCTAGAGACTAATAAGACGTATTCAGATCTAGCATCCTATTACAATATTTCACATCATGCTACTTTAAAAAATTGGGTGGTAAAGTATACTGAAGGAAAGGAAAATAAATCTTATTTTCCATATCTGGAGGTAGACACTATGAATACTAGAAAAACAACATTTGAAGAGAGAATTGAAATAGCTAAATATTGTATTGAAAATAATAGAGACTTTAATAAGACAGCTGAAAAGTACCAAGTTAACTATTCACAAGTCTATAATTGGGTAAAAAAGTATGAAAAACATGGTGATATTGGTTTAGTAGATGGTAGAGGTAAAGGAAAACCAGTTGAAGCTTTAACTAGAGAAGAAGAACTTGAATTAAAAATAAAAGCACTTGAACAAAGAAATAAATTTCTCCAAATGGAGAATGAGGTATTAAAAAAGCAGGAAGAAATAGAGAGGCAG GATGAATCGAAAATCAAGCAAATAGCAGCATACAAGACAATCGAAGCATTAAAAGATAAGTATCCAATCAAATGGATATGCGCCGCACTTGAAATATCGAGAGCAAGTTATTATAAATGGAAAAACAGAGAGGTTTCAGAATCTGAAAGATTCAATAACGAATTAAAAGATGAGATTTTCAGGATTTATCATGAACATGATGGCATATATGGATATCGAAGAATTTATATTTATCTGAGATTATATACTAAATTCCAGGTTAATCATAAACGCGTATATAGAATTATGAAGAAGTATGGATTAAAAGCTGTCATTAGAAAAAAGAGAAGGCAATATAAACTTAGTAAGCCAGAAATCACTTCTCAAAATATCCTAAACAGAAAATTTACAACAAGTAAAGTTAATAAGGTCTGGTTAACAGATGTGACAGAATTTAAATTGAAAAATGGATTTAAAGTGTATTTAAGCGCTATTTATGATTTAGGTGCTAAGAAAGTCATCAGCCATGTAGTCTCATCTCAAAACAATAATAAGCTTGTATACGATACCTTTAACAAAGCCATAATTAAAAGAAATACCGAAGGCATTATATTTCATAGCGACAGAGGATTCCAATATACGAGTGTTCTATTTAGAGAGATGATTAAAAATGCTTCTATGAAGCAAAGCATGTCTCGTGTAGGTAGATGTATTGATAATGGTCCTATGGAAGGCTTTTGGGGGTTACTCAAATCAGAGGTATTCAAAGACAAATCTCAAACATTCAATGATATAAAACGCGCCACAAAGCAAATAAATGAATATATAAAATTTTATAATTCTAAAAGAATTTCATTAAAAATGGCTGCGCTTATAAAAGCACAGCCAACATATTGA
- a CDS encoding short chain dehydrogenase, translated as MKIILVGANGTIGSAVAEELASNGHEVVKVGRNSGDYQMDMSNIEDIKLMFEQIQNVDAVVSTAGAANFDDLSDLTPESNEVAVTSKLLGQINLVLIGQHYINDGGSFTLTTGVIMDEPIKGGVSSAMAGGGIQAFVKSAAYELKRDLRINNVSPNVIEEALEDYGDFFKGYQAVPAKKAAKAYLKSVEGIHSGQTYRVYE; from the coding sequence ATGAAGATTATATTAGTTGGTGCTAATGGTACTATTGGGTCAGCAGTGGCAGAAGAACTTGCGTCAAACGGACATGAAGTTGTGAAAGTTGGACGTAATTCAGGTGACTATCAAATGGATATGTCTAATATAGAAGATATTAAATTAATGTTTGAACAAATTCAAAATGTAGATGCAGTTGTTTCTACTGCAGGTGCAGCGAATTTTGATGATTTATCTGACTTAACACCTGAATCAAATGAAGTTGCTGTTACAAGTAAATTACTTGGACAAATCAACTTAGTACTGATCGGACAACATTATATTAATGATGGCGGAAGTTTCACATTAACAACTGGTGTGATTATGGACGAACCAATCAAAGGTGGCGTTTCATCAGCAATGGCTGGTGGTGGTATTCAAGCATTTGTGAAATCAGCTGCATATGAATTAAAACGTGATTTAAGAATTAATAATGTAAGTCCAAATGTAATTGAAGAAGCACTCGAAGATTATGGTGATTTCTTTAAAGGTTATCAAGCAGTCCCAGCTAAAAAAGCCGCTAAAGCATACTTGAAAAGTGTAGAAGGTATTCATTCCGGTCAAACATACCGAGTTTATGAATAA
- a CDS encoding MetQ/NlpA family ABC transporter substrate-binding protein encodes MKKVFGLLFISILTVVLVACGGGSGDKKEKNETIKIGASPAPHAEILEEAKPLLKKEGYDLEIKTINDYTTPNKLLDKGELDANFFQHTPYLKTESKEKGYKIESAGNVHLEPMAVYSKKYKKLSDLPKNATVYVSNNPAEEGRFISFFVKEGLIKIKDGVKPVDATFDDIVENKKNIKFNNKQSAEFLPKSYQADEGDATIINSNFAIEQGLNPLKDSIAVEGKDSPYANLIAVQKGHKDDKEIKALMKVLQSKEIKDFINKKYDGAVIPAK; translated from the coding sequence ATGAAAAAAGTATTTGGGTTATTATTTATTTCGATTTTAACAGTCGTGCTAGTAGCTTGTGGTGGCGGTAGTGGCGACAAGAAAGAAAAGAACGAAACAATTAAAATTGGTGCATCACCAGCACCTCATGCTGAAATTTTAGAAGAAGCTAAACCACTTCTTAAAAAAGAAGGTTATGACTTAGAAATCAAGACAATCAATGATTACACAACACCTAACAAATTATTAGACAAAGGTGAACTTGATGCAAATTTCTTCCAACATACACCATACTTAAAAACTGAATCAAAAGAAAAAGGATATAAAATTGAATCAGCAGGTAACGTACATTTAGAGCCAATGGCAGTTTACTCTAAAAAATACAAAAAATTATCTGACTTACCAAAAAATGCAACAGTTTATGTATCGAACAATCCAGCAGAAGAAGGTAGATTCATATCATTCTTCGTTAAAGAAGGATTAATCAAAATCAAAGACGGCGTTAAACCAGTTGACGCAACATTTGATGACATCGTAGAAAACAAGAAAAATATTAAATTCAACAATAAACAATCAGCAGAATTTTTACCTAAATCTTATCAAGCAGACGAAGGTGACGCTACAATCATCAACTCTAACTTTGCAATCGAACAAGGATTAAATCCACTTAAAGATTCAATTGCAGTTGAAGGAAAAGATTCACCATACGCAAACTTAATTGCAGTTCAAAAAGGTCATAAAGATGACAAAGAAATTAAAGCTTTAATGAAAGTCTTACAATCTAAAGAAATTAAAGACTTCATCAACAAGAAATATGACGGAGCTGTAATTCCAGCGAAATAA
- a CDS encoding methionine ABC transporter permease encodes MNKSFGDIITEMVTMPNVRWDAVWEALYETLYMTIISTVFTLVFGLILGTLLFLTSRGTSKSSRVFYSIVSFVVNLFRAIPFIILILLLLPFTDILLGTISGPKGALPALIIGASPFYARLVEIGMKEIDKGVIEAAVSMGATTWTVVRKVLIKESLPALVSGITVTAIALVGSTAIAGVIGAGGLGNLAYLTGFTRNQNDVILVSTIFILIIVFIIQFIGDLIVKRIDKR; translated from the coding sequence GTGAATAAATCATTTGGAGATATCATAACAGAAATGGTCACGATGCCTAACGTACGATGGGATGCTGTATGGGAAGCATTGTATGAAACGTTATATATGACGATTATTTCTACAGTATTTACTTTAGTATTTGGATTAATCTTAGGAACTTTACTATTTTTAACATCAAGAGGAACATCTAAAAGTTCACGTGTATTTTATTCAATCGTTTCATTTGTCGTGAACCTATTTAGAGCTATTCCATTTATCATATTAATATTATTATTACTACCATTTACGGACATTTTACTAGGTACAATTAGTGGACCTAAAGGCGCTTTACCAGCATTGATTATTGGTGCATCACCATTTTATGCGCGACTTGTTGAAATCGGCATGAAAGAAATTGATAAAGGTGTTATTGAAGCGGCAGTTTCAATGGGTGCTACTACTTGGACAGTCGTTCGAAAAGTATTAATAAAAGAATCATTACCTGCTTTAGTATCGGGTATCACAGTTACAGCCATTGCTTTAGTTGGATCAACTGCTATAGCCGGTGTAATTGGTGCAGGTGGTTTAGGTAACTTAGCTTACCTAACTGGATTTACACGAAATCAAAATGACGTCATTTTAGTTTCAACAATCTTTATTTTAATTATTGTTTTTATTATCCAATTTATTGGAGATTTAATTGTAAAAAGAATTGATAAACGTTAA